A DNA window from Fodinibius sp. Rm-B-1B1-1 contains the following coding sequences:
- a CDS encoding PepSY-associated TM helix domain-containing protein has translation MDFKGIVLFLHRWLGLITGLVVLILSITGCLYVFHQEISDWVRHDTFFADQVPETQQHLPIEELQSKAADALGVEQLSYGITTYKNPQKNWSAMYYEAGADSWFYFGSMKSYKTAYINPYNGKIEGIVNEKTDFFQIIKGIHWSLLLATPIGQPIVVWSTVVFIILLISGMILWWPKKWNKAGKQKSFKIKWGSTWRRVNYDLHNVLGFYFLMLSLIIAFTGLYWYFPFAKKSMHFLGTGEYALPAGPGEKVVSTIPDTKTTDNPMDKAYNNAWNQYPKANSIALVAPADSQATISATVRPDGETYYGRSYLEFDQYTGELLAADRYKDKNAGEKLVAMNYDIHIGAIGGLPGKIIAFFASLICASLPVTGFIIWWDRKKRQWAREERLAKRRKKSDAPKERIPA, from the coding sequence ATGGATTTCAAAGGGATTGTCTTATTTCTTCACCGTTGGCTCGGTCTCATCACGGGACTGGTGGTACTCATCTTAAGTATTACCGGCTGTCTTTATGTATTTCACCAAGAAATTTCCGACTGGGTGCGGCACGACACCTTTTTTGCGGATCAAGTGCCCGAAACCCAGCAACATTTACCCATCGAAGAACTCCAATCCAAAGCAGCCGATGCACTTGGTGTCGAACAGCTTTCCTACGGGATAACAACCTACAAGAATCCCCAAAAAAACTGGTCGGCCATGTACTATGAAGCCGGTGCCGACTCTTGGTTCTACTTTGGGAGCATGAAATCTTACAAAACGGCGTATATCAATCCCTATAATGGCAAAATAGAAGGTATTGTCAACGAGAAGACCGATTTCTTTCAGATCATTAAAGGTATTCATTGGAGTCTGCTTTTAGCTACCCCTATTGGTCAACCTATCGTAGTTTGGAGTACGGTAGTTTTTATCATTTTGCTCATTAGCGGGATGATTCTTTGGTGGCCTAAAAAATGGAATAAGGCCGGCAAGCAAAAAAGCTTTAAAATAAAATGGGGCTCAACATGGCGACGTGTCAACTATGATCTACATAATGTATTGGGGTTTTATTTCCTAATGCTTTCGCTCATTATTGCTTTTACCGGGCTTTACTGGTATTTCCCTTTTGCCAAAAAAAGTATGCACTTTTTAGGGACCGGTGAATATGCATTACCTGCGGGTCCTGGAGAAAAAGTGGTATCTACTATTCCAGATACTAAAACCACTGATAATCCCATGGATAAAGCATACAACAATGCCTGGAATCAATACCCCAAAGCCAACAGTATTGCCCTTGTTGCTCCAGCAGATTCTCAGGCTACGATTAGCGCTACGGTACGTCCCGATGGGGAAACGTATTACGGACGAAGTTATCTCGAATTTGACCAATATACAGGCGAACTGCTTGCAGCAGATCGGTATAAAGATAAAAACGCCGGCGAAAAGTTGGTGGCCATGAATTACGACATCCACATCGGGGCCATTGGCGGATTGCCTGGTAAAATTATTGCTTTTTTTGCCAGCTTAATTTGTGCCAGTCTGCCCGTTACAGGATTTATCATCTGGTGGGATCGCAAAAAACGCCAGTGGGCTCGGGAAGAGCGCTTAGCCAAACGAAGAAAAAAATCAGACGCTCCCAAAGAACGAATACCTGCATGA
- a CDS encoding PepSY-associated TM helix domain-containing protein yields MGISKKDLLGIHKWLGLIAGLFILVMAFSGSLLVFDDEIEHYLQRDVIYLDNSQDSVNIDAAYHAVQEKYPNWGVRISHIPDTPNRAIEAQVRRPDLGRRILYIHPTEATILRDLHGNETFSYWLLNLHYKLHAGFWGEVLLFFAGLCFIGSLITGFWFYRKSIWRVLTFKIRPRFRNLHSGSSELHRCVGVWVLLMNLLMALTGILLSLIVVGTNVYQLAKGEQKPIPDPPSVTVSLDNLIDKSTTDLAGFTPTYIEMPPTAKESITIFGGMDTDWPIHYEFSNHIEYNPQTGEETERFLIREKHWSYHILSVAYPLHFGNWGGVLTKLIYCVAGLAPPILSITGFIIWRRRRTQRIQVAENNFSSNPIRSK; encoded by the coding sequence ATGGGGATATCAAAGAAAGATTTACTGGGCATTCATAAATGGCTCGGTCTCATTGCCGGGCTTTTTATATTGGTGATGGCTTTCTCTGGCTCACTTCTTGTATTTGATGATGAGATTGAACATTACCTTCAAAGAGATGTTATTTACTTAGATAACAGCCAGGATTCTGTCAATATTGATGCAGCTTATCATGCTGTACAAGAAAAGTATCCAAACTGGGGCGTGCGAATTTCACATATTCCTGATACACCAAATCGGGCTATCGAAGCTCAAGTACGAAGGCCTGATTTAGGAAGACGTATTCTATATATACATCCCACAGAAGCAACAATTTTGCGTGACCTGCACGGCAACGAAACCTTTTCCTACTGGCTGTTAAACCTTCACTATAAACTTCATGCAGGATTTTGGGGAGAAGTATTACTCTTTTTCGCAGGCCTTTGTTTTATCGGCTCGCTCATCACAGGATTTTGGTTCTACCGAAAATCTATTTGGCGGGTACTTACCTTCAAAATACGTCCCCGTTTTCGAAACCTTCACAGCGGTTCATCCGAGCTTCATCGGTGTGTGGGCGTATGGGTTTTATTAATGAATTTGTTAATGGCCCTAACTGGCATTCTACTATCTCTGATTGTAGTTGGGACAAATGTATATCAGCTCGCGAAAGGTGAACAAAAACCTATTCCCGATCCTCCCTCCGTTACTGTTTCACTCGATAACCTTATCGATAAATCAACAACTGACCTTGCAGGTTTTACCCCCACCTACATCGAAATGCCACCTACTGCGAAAGAGTCCATCACCATCTTTGGAGGTATGGATACCGACTGGCCAATCCATTACGAATTCTCCAATCATATTGAATACAATCCCCAAACAGGTGAGGAAACCGAACGTTTCTTAATTCGAGAAAAACATTGGAGCTATCATATTTTAAGCGTTGCGTATCCTCTCCATTTCGGAAACTGGGGTGGCGTACTAACTAAACTAATTTATTGCGTAGCCGGATTAGCCCCTCCCATCCTATCTATCACAGGCTTTATTATTTGGCGACGACGTAGAACGCAGCGGATACAAGTAGCTGAAAATAACTTCAGTTCTAATCCTATCCGATCGAAATAA
- a CDS encoding DUF6686 family protein → MEKTNTILSQRENLSVEQCHCCDNIILHYQNLLLKFSPKSFKEFTNTLLDVNFNKRSISFGNGTEKMIINTQLKEVQMCFTKTEYHTICHALKEASVMLEVNDILNN, encoded by the coding sequence ATGGAGAAAACAAATACAATCTTAAGTCAGAGAGAAAACTTGAGTGTTGAACAATGCCATTGCTGTGATAACATAATCCTTCATTATCAAAACTTGTTACTAAAGTTTAGTCCCAAAAGCTTTAAAGAGTTTACTAATACTCTTTTGGACGTGAATTTCAATAAACGATCGATATCCTTTGGCAACGGTACAGAAAAGATGATCATCAATACACAGTTAAAAGAAGTACAAATGTGCTTTACAAAAACTGAATACCATACTATTTGTCACGCTTTAAAAGAAGCCTCTGTAATGCTGGAGGTTAATGATATCTTGAATAACTAA
- a CDS encoding sigma-70 family RNA polymerase sigma factor: MNRLQNGDKDALRLLYRKYNRILFSMIASILKNREEAEDCLQEVFTQLWEKAEQFDASRGKVYSFLVTMARNKAIDRTRSRAYKNSKKEDHTISDFTLTPESNKNNPYEDLEMEERASVVRKALQKLSDKEQKVLQVAYFQGLSQSQIASKLDIPLGTVKYRMRQGMIKLRENLIPDELR; encoded by the coding sequence ATGAACCGTTTACAGAACGGAGATAAAGACGCGTTGCGCTTATTATATCGTAAGTACAATAGAATTTTGTTTAGTATGATCGCATCAATCCTTAAAAATCGAGAAGAAGCTGAGGATTGCCTGCAGGAAGTGTTTACCCAGTTATGGGAAAAGGCGGAACAGTTTGATGCGAGTCGTGGAAAAGTGTACAGTTTTTTGGTAACCATGGCCCGCAATAAGGCCATCGACCGAACACGCTCTCGTGCCTATAAAAACTCGAAAAAAGAGGACCATACCATAAGTGATTTTACACTGACCCCTGAGAGTAATAAAAACAATCCTTATGAGGATTTAGAGATGGAAGAACGAGCATCAGTCGTCCGTAAGGCATTACAAAAACTTAGTGATAAAGAGCAAAAAGTGTTGCAGGTTGCCTATTTCCAGGGGTTAAGTCAGTCGCAGATAGCTTCAAAGCTGGATATTCCACTTGGAACAGTAAAATATAGAATGAGGCAGGGAATGATAAAGCTCAGAGAAAATTTGATACCCGACGAACTTAGATGA
- a CDS encoding TonB-dependent receptor produces MKYQEHINQLLLTMLFCFSLTASAFAQSAVIEGQVTNTESKPIADINVALQGTQFGSASNAQGYYSITDIPAGDYTLVVSAVGYANQRRSISVESGEELSINITLSDANESLQEITVEGAQINKFGTEFSEYVAKLPVQDLENPQVYNTINTELIEDQVITDFEDVLNNAPGVFKLWESTGRGGDGAGYYTMRGFTIQPNMLNGLPSLTNGSLDPANVERVELIKGPSATLFGSSVTSYGGLINVVTKKPSDNFGGDISYRTGSFGLNRVTADVNTPISTEKDVALRINAAYHKSNSFQDAGFNESYFLAPSLSYQVNEDLSFLINTELYHSEGTNQTMLFLNRSAPLEDNNISELNYDNENSYTTNDLTISNPVFRLQGEMNYQISDNWSSQTVLSRSSAQSDGYYSYISTIGIPGNNYARYISDQNSTTIGTNIQQNFNGDFELGGLRNRVVVGLDFLQENLIGNNTGYIGYDMFNLDNDNSVPGISKAKVDTMLASAGVSKSRTEQQVYSAYVSDVVDVLPQLSVMASVRLDHFVNNGSLETEADDYEQTTLSPKFGLVLKPIEDKVSIFANYMNSFNNVAPVTQGDGSVESFSPEQANQWEVGVKSSLFNDRLTATASYYDITVSDIVRSDPNRAQYSIQDGEQYSRGFELTVNASPVNGLNITGGYSHNESKITRTSTASLQDRRPEEAGPSDLLNGWISYRFTSGSLRGFGLGFGGNYASDNYVINRSNTGQFTIPSYTVLNGSIFYDAKTYRLNLKFNNFTDEEYYKGWSTVNPQSPRNITAGFTYKF; encoded by the coding sequence ATGAAGTACCAAGAACATATTAATCAGCTTCTATTAACGATGCTCTTCTGTTTTAGCTTGACTGCTTCAGCTTTTGCACAGTCAGCTGTTATTGAAGGCCAAGTTACCAACACCGAATCAAAACCAATTGCTGATATCAATGTTGCCCTTCAGGGTACGCAGTTTGGCTCTGCCAGTAATGCCCAGGGCTATTACTCCATTACTGATATTCCTGCCGGCGATTATACATTGGTGGTCTCGGCAGTGGGATATGCCAACCAACGAAGATCTATCTCCGTTGAAAGTGGTGAAGAACTGTCTATCAATATTACCCTTTCTGATGCCAATGAGTCGCTCCAGGAAATCACCGTTGAAGGAGCTCAAATCAACAAATTTGGTACTGAATTCAGTGAATATGTCGCCAAGCTTCCTGTTCAGGATTTAGAAAACCCACAGGTTTATAATACCATCAATACTGAACTTATTGAAGATCAGGTTATTACTGACTTTGAAGACGTTCTTAATAATGCTCCCGGTGTATTCAAGCTTTGGGAATCTACAGGTCGCGGCGGTGATGGAGCTGGCTATTATACCATGCGCGGGTTTACGATACAACCAAACATGTTAAATGGTCTTCCTTCATTGACAAATGGCTCACTTGATCCCGCAAATGTAGAGCGTGTCGAGCTTATCAAAGGTCCCTCTGCTACACTCTTTGGAAGTAGCGTTACTTCTTATGGTGGACTCATAAATGTAGTCACAAAGAAACCTTCGGATAATTTTGGTGGTGATATTTCATACCGTACAGGCAGCTTTGGTCTTAACCGTGTTACCGCTGATGTTAATACGCCCATTAGCACTGAAAAAGACGTAGCACTTCGCATAAATGCCGCCTACCACAAAAGTAATAGTTTCCAGGATGCTGGATTCAATGAGTCTTATTTTCTTGCTCCTTCCCTTTCCTACCAGGTTAATGAAGATCTCTCATTCCTGATCAATACTGAGCTTTATCATTCTGAGGGAACAAATCAAACGATGTTGTTTCTGAACCGTAGTGCACCATTGGAAGACAACAACATTTCGGAACTTAATTACGATAATGAGAACTCGTACACCACAAATGATTTAACCATCAGCAATCCTGTATTTCGCCTACAGGGAGAAATGAACTATCAAATTTCTGACAATTGGAGTTCTCAAACCGTTCTGTCACGTAGCTCAGCACAGTCAGATGGCTATTATAGCTACATATCTACAATCGGAATTCCCGGCAATAACTATGCACGCTATATCAGCGATCAAAACTCCACAACTATTGGTACCAATATCCAACAGAACTTTAACGGAGATTTTGAACTTGGTGGACTCCGAAACCGCGTAGTTGTTGGGCTCGATTTCTTGCAAGAAAACCTGATCGGTAACAATACAGGATATATCGGTTACGATATGTTTAATCTGGACAACGACAATTCCGTACCCGGCATCTCAAAAGCTAAAGTGGACACTATGTTGGCCAGTGCCGGAGTTTCAAAAAGCCGTACGGAGCAACAAGTATATTCCGCTTATGTTTCAGATGTGGTAGATGTATTGCCTCAGCTTTCGGTAATGGCCAGCGTTCGCCTCGATCACTTTGTAAACAACGGCAGCCTCGAAACCGAAGCTGATGACTACGAGCAAACGACCCTCTCTCCCAAATTTGGATTAGTCTTAAAACCAATTGAAGATAAAGTATCTATTTTTGCCAACTATATGAATAGCTTCAACAACGTCGCTCCTGTCACCCAGGGTGATGGTTCGGTAGAAAGCTTTTCTCCAGAACAGGCCAACCAATGGGAAGTGGGGGTTAAATCAAGCCTATTCAATGATCGCCTGACCGCCACAGCAAGTTATTACGATATTACAGTCTCCGATATTGTTCGCTCGGATCCCAACCGTGCCCAATATTCTATTCAAGATGGCGAACAGTACAGCCGCGGTTTTGAATTAACGGTAAATGCTTCACCGGTAAACGGCTTAAATATTACAGGCGGATACAGCCATAACGAGAGTAAGATTACACGTACCAGCACCGCAAGCCTCCAAGATCGTCGTCCCGAAGAGGCCGGTCCCTCAGATCTATTGAACGGCTGGATTAGCTACCGATTTACTTCCGGGTCACTCAGAGGATTTGGACTCGGATTCGGCGGTAATTATGCAAGCGATAACTATGTCATCAATCGCTCAAACACCGGACAATTCACCATTCCTTCGTACACCGTTCTTAACGGATCTATATTTTATGATGCAAAGACCTATCGCCTTAACCTGAAGTTCAACAACTTCACCGATGAGGAATACTACAAAGGATGGTCTACGGTAAATCCCCAGAGTCCTCGTAATATCACTGCCGGATTCACCTACAAATTCTAA
- a CDS encoding YceI family protein → MNKLTISTFVLLLLFLAANTLHAQSYIAKNGKAEFLSNAPMLEFKGTSNHLAGLIDLDQNLVDFYLDLTTLDTGIELRNQHMRNRYLETDEYPYAEFTGQLISSFDPDSFTTQQVTAQGSFSIHGTEREITISGTVTPTKKGIQLDASWSILLADYNIERPSIVFYKLANEQQIDISILLKPKTN, encoded by the coding sequence ATGAATAAGCTTACCATTTCTACCTTCGTATTGCTTCTTTTGTTTTTAGCTGCTAATACCTTACATGCCCAATCTTATATAGCCAAAAATGGCAAAGCTGAATTTCTATCAAATGCACCAATGCTTGAATTCAAGGGGACCAGTAATCATTTAGCAGGCCTCATTGATCTGGACCAAAATCTGGTTGACTTTTACTTGGATCTGACGACTCTTGATACTGGTATTGAGCTTCGCAATCAGCATATGCGAAACCGCTACCTCGAAACAGATGAATACCCCTATGCAGAATTTACCGGACAACTTATCTCCTCATTTGATCCTGATTCTTTTACTACACAACAAGTTACAGCACAAGGCTCATTTTCTATACACGGCACTGAACGTGAAATCACCATCTCTGGCACGGTAACCCCCACCAAAAAGGGAATACAGCTTGATGCCAGCTGGTCGATACTACTTGCAGACTATAATATAGAACGCCCCAGTATTGTCTTCTATAAACTTGCAAATGAACAACAAATTGACATCTCAATTTTACTAAAACCTAAGACCAACTAA
- a CDS encoding DUF4198 domain-containing protein: MKKLTILFLLVFGIINQLSAHNLWLETDATGTIGKTQQVHVYYGEYTYNYYEKVDENFKDVDDFDLWLVAPNGDKTKLEPVAGNQRYTAEFTPDQNGSYTIILESTRNNVVDWREYDLGILKPNFYASTSIAIGNPGKTEATISNQPKLFIKDNSSGGYQAENQVNLTVLFNGKPVAKQEVIVTIADQWTKTVTTNENGKTTFNLPWSGQYVLEVIYTEEQSGSFQGTDFEAIRHTATYTIQANK, encoded by the coding sequence ATGAAAAAATTAACGATACTATTTCTCCTTGTATTTGGTATTATCAACCAGCTATCAGCCCATAATCTCTGGCTGGAAACCGACGCAACGGGCACTATTGGAAAAACGCAGCAAGTACATGTCTACTATGGAGAATACACCTACAATTATTATGAAAAGGTGGACGAAAATTTTAAGGATGTTGACGATTTTGACCTTTGGCTTGTTGCCCCCAATGGCGACAAAACAAAACTTGAACCCGTAGCAGGTAATCAACGTTACACGGCCGAATTTACCCCAGACCAAAATGGGAGCTATACTATCATTCTCGAAAGTACACGCAATAATGTTGTTGACTGGCGGGAATATGATCTCGGCATTTTGAAACCTAATTTTTATGCCTCTACCTCGATCGCTATAGGAAATCCTGGTAAAACAGAAGCTACTATTTCCAACCAGCCTAAACTTTTTATAAAAGATAACAGTTCTGGCGGATATCAAGCTGAAAACCAAGTCAATCTTACCGTTCTATTCAACGGCAAACCTGTTGCTAAACAAGAAGTAATCGTTACCATTGCCGATCAATGGACCAAGACGGTTACTACAAATGAAAACGGAAAAACTACATTCAACTTGCCTTGGAGTGGCCAATATGTCTTGGAAGTTATTTATACCGAGGAACAATCTGGATCATTCCAAGGAACCGACTTCGAGGCTATACGTCATACAGCTACTTACACTATACAAGCTAATAAATAG
- a CDS encoding DUF5777 family beta-barrel protein: protein MNKQLWYTIVFALCLLIPVQVYAQLERERANPERDVELTFMAPRNINLYTVETLGKTELHYSIMHTFGEVRSGIQNLYGIDREANVRFSFEYGLTDHLSIGFGRSSLDKIYDFTSRINLFRQNTTNSVPVSMSLIPTLGINTTEFGFLDTPYSFIERFSYGLSLPIARKFNDQLSLQLSPMLVHFNRVGNELSIANPQNNNYYSLTLAGRYKVTPYTALSFQFIPPINDKRNPNIAVGIDIETGGHVFQMFFSTSRALNDQYLLAGDNGNFFKREFRFGFNINRLFKL, encoded by the coding sequence ATGAATAAACAGCTATGGTATACAATAGTATTCGCTCTATGTTTATTGATCCCCGTGCAAGTATATGCTCAGCTCGAGCGTGAAAGGGCCAATCCAGAACGTGATGTAGAACTCACCTTCATGGCTCCCCGGAACATCAATCTTTATACTGTCGAAACCCTTGGAAAAACAGAACTCCACTACTCTATTATGCATACTTTTGGAGAAGTACGAAGCGGTATTCAAAATCTTTATGGAATAGACCGAGAGGCTAATGTTCGGTTTAGTTTTGAGTACGGACTCACTGATCACCTCTCCATAGGTTTTGGTCGATCAAGTTTGGATAAAATATACGATTTCACCAGCCGTATTAACTTATTTCGGCAAAATACGACTAATAGCGTTCCTGTGTCCATGTCATTAATCCCCACATTGGGAATTAACACCACAGAATTTGGATTCCTTGATACCCCTTATTCATTTATTGAACGATTTAGCTACGGGCTGTCTTTACCTATAGCCCGAAAATTTAACGACCAACTCAGTTTGCAACTAAGTCCCATGCTGGTACATTTTAATCGGGTCGGAAATGAACTAAGCATCGCTAATCCTCAAAACAATAACTACTATTCATTAACCTTAGCAGGCCGATATAAAGTCACCCCGTATACAGCCCTTTCCTTCCAATTCATTCCTCCTATAAATGACAAACGCAATCCCAATATTGCAGTGGGTATTGATATTGAAACGGGCGGACATGTTTTTCAGATGTTTTTTAGCACATCCAGAGCACTAAATGATCAATATCTTCTTGCTGGAGATAACGGAAATTTCTTTAAACGTGAATTTCGCTTTGGTTTTAATATTAACCGATTGTTCAAACTCTGA
- a CDS encoding TonB-dependent receptor has translation MLGLMMRALLFTASVFLLTQTGLAQNSQIKGRIVNSNNDPVTDAYVILGNNNQIDITDKNGRFFLSDLMAGTHSITISKIGYQTTEKQVEVKHNATKELQIMLHTRRYQAPSVVVTATRTRKDIEEVPTPVTVIKKDEIRNSGNTRLSDVLAEQTGLVLTSDHGTGVQVQGFDPEYTLIMIDGQPMIGRTAGTLDLSRISVGNIKQVEMMKGPSSALWGSDAMAGVINIITEKGNRPFEMDVTSRYGTNQTFDIGTNISSNSSNWQNDISFNRNSSAGYSLVPGSISQTVPDYENYTGTYRTELAISDRIQTALHARYYHETQQSTDFIGSQDNPTLLNDKAIQEDYSLTPSFHFNVNAKLNIDTEYHYSGYRTEREFVYQENDQLYQRDTFKQTYQKAEIRGNYSWDANHISTFGTGLNWEQLRAERYKGNPDFQNIFIFGQHEWLPSNKMDLIAGFRYDAHSEYTNQFSPKFSARYELFDWFQLRGSVGRGFKAPDFRQLFLNFSNPTVGYTVLGSSTVKEELTQLDKEGKIDRILLPLDNLSEITAERSWAYNVGFDLYPLPDLQLRINAFRNNVDDLIETAPIAEKTNGQSVYSYFNLEQIYTQGIETQIRWNPISGLNASLGYQLLDARRQIQQTQTVQDENGNPIQKEISKYEPMFNRSKHSANIKLFYHYKPWDIETNIRGRWHGRYGRFDANGNGFVDSGEYEEGYTLWNSAVAKTFADKYKIQFGIDNIFDFTRPQQLSYLPGRIYYAQISLQLY, from the coding sequence ATGCTTGGTTTAATGATGAGAGCTCTGCTATTCACGGCCTCTGTTTTTCTTTTAACCCAAACTGGTCTCGCACAAAACAGTCAAATTAAAGGACGGATTGTTAACAGCAACAATGATCCGGTAACTGATGCATACGTGATCTTAGGAAATAATAACCAGATAGACATCACTGATAAAAATGGGAGATTCTTTTTGTCTGATCTGATGGCCGGCACTCATTCCATCACAATCAGTAAAATAGGGTATCAGACAACCGAGAAACAGGTAGAGGTAAAACATAATGCTACAAAAGAACTACAGATTATGCTTCATACCCGTCGTTACCAGGCGCCCAGTGTTGTAGTCACTGCAACCCGTACTCGAAAAGATATTGAGGAAGTGCCCACCCCAGTTACGGTTATTAAGAAGGATGAAATAAGAAATTCTGGCAATACACGACTCAGTGATGTTCTTGCCGAACAAACCGGCCTCGTATTAACCTCCGACCACGGTACCGGGGTTCAAGTGCAGGGATTTGATCCTGAATATACACTCATCATGATTGATGGTCAGCCGATGATCGGAAGAACAGCTGGTACGCTTGACCTCTCTCGCATAAGTGTGGGGAATATAAAGCAAGTTGAAATGATGAAGGGACCTTCTTCTGCATTATGGGGTAGTGATGCCATGGCAGGGGTTATCAATATCATCACAGAAAAAGGGAATCGGCCTTTCGAGATGGATGTCACTTCGCGCTACGGTACAAACCAGACTTTCGATATCGGTACTAACATTTCATCGAACAGTAGTAACTGGCAAAATGATATTTCATTTAATCGCAACAGCTCTGCCGGCTATAGCCTCGTACCCGGATCTATTTCGCAAACTGTGCCCGATTATGAAAATTATACCGGCACCTATCGTACTGAGCTCGCTATCAGCGATCGAATTCAAACAGCCTTACATGCGCGGTATTATCATGAAACCCAGCAAAGCACGGACTTTATTGGTTCGCAAGATAATCCCACCTTGCTAAATGATAAGGCCATCCAGGAAGACTACAGCTTGACACCATCCTTCCACTTTAACGTGAACGCAAAACTAAATATTGATACAGAATATCACTACAGTGGCTACCGAACCGAGCGTGAATTTGTATATCAAGAAAATGATCAACTTTATCAGCGCGATACCTTTAAACAAACCTATCAAAAAGCTGAAATCCGTGGGAATTATTCATGGGATGCAAACCATATTTCAACTTTTGGAACCGGCTTAAATTGGGAACAACTGAGGGCAGAACGATATAAAGGCAATCCCGACTTTCAAAACATCTTCATTTTTGGACAGCACGAATGGCTTCCATCCAATAAGATGGATCTCATTGCCGGGTTCCGATACGATGCTCACAGTGAATATACTAATCAGTTTAGCCCCAAGTTTTCGGCCCGATATGAGCTTTTCGATTGGTTTCAGCTTCGCGGTTCGGTTGGCCGTGGGTTTAAAGCGCCCGACTTTAGACAGCTCTTCCTAAACTTTTCTAACCCCACGGTAGGTTATACGGTATTAGGTTCGAGTACGGTTAAAGAGGAACTTACCCAGTTAGATAAGGAAGGAAAGATTGACCGCATTCTACTTCCCCTGGACAACCTTAGCGAGATTACTGCCGAGCGATCCTGGGCATATAACGTGGGCTTCGATCTTTACCCTCTGCCTGATCTACAGCTGCGCATCAATGCATTCAGAAATAATGTGGATGATCTTATTGAAACAGCCCCCATTGCTGAAAAAACAAATGGACAATCGGTATATAGCTACTTTAATCTCGAACAAATTTATACTCAGGGTATCGAGACACAAATACGCTGGAATCCCATTTCTGGACTAAATGCATCACTGGGATATCAGCTTTTAGATGCTCGACGCCAAATCCAGCAAACCCAAACCGTTCAGGATGAAAATGGGAACCCTATCCAAAAAGAGATTAGCAAGTATGAGCCTATGTTCAATCGGTCTAAACATTCAGCAAATATAAAGCTGTTTTACCATTACAAACCTTGGGATATCGAGACTAACATTCGTGGTCGGTGGCATGGTCGGTATGGTCGGTTTGATGCTAACGGCAACGGATTTGTGGATTCCGGCGAATATGAAGAGGGATATACGCTGTGGAATTCCGCTGTTGCAAAAACATTCGCCGACAAGTATAAGATTCAGTTTGGCATCGATAACATCTTCGACTTTACCCGACCACAACAGCTTTCGTACCTGCCCGGACGCATTTATTACGCACAGATTTCACTCCAACTATACTAA